The DNA segment AAGAATGGATCAGTTTTTAATAAGGTGatgaatgttttgttttttttttgtcatttgcTCTGTTTTGTGCTTTGGTATGTAAAGCACATACTATAAAATCCTGTATTCAGCCGAACAACCCCAAATGTgctataaaatatgaaaaaaattcccCTTCACCAAATACCCAATTAATGGTGACATTACAAAGCAGCAAAGCTTCTACGGTTTGCTGACAACGTAGGTAATTCAGAGAGATCATTAGTGTAAGATAATGATTAAGATCCATGATTTGAATGGACATAGAGACTAGAGTTCTATACGATCTATTTTATAGAATTTGGACAACCCATTATGTATgcatgtaaataaataaattagtcGTACGTACACACTTACAAGGCTGAAGTATATATTTTCTCCAAACCTATCTCTTATGTATTACACATTTCCTCCTCAAATTAAAGatataaactaaataattagAGATAAGTTGAGTGAAATAAGAGGTAATTTTCTTGTTCTGAATATGCAagttacttaaaatataaataattgcATCGAAAATGAAAACTAgtttcaaaaatgaaaaaaacctAAAACAATAAACCCCAATTTTCATGATCCATCTTATCCCAACTCCATTAGGTTACTCATGCGACCATTCTCCTCGCACTATCCTACTACTATATGCACAGGTTATATATGGACTACCACTAAGACCATCAGTGGTGCCGTTTAGCACATTGTCTCCGAACGAGCTGCCATAAAGACGCTCGGTCAACCATGTGTATGCGTTCTTGCCAAGCGACCATTTATCCTTGGCATTGACCGCATTATCCCTTCGGTGTAACTAAatttctatctttttttttttttgctaaccgagtatcctggccccaccgaggtggtccagactagagaccgaagtgagcaaggacgctgccagggcgtcaccatgtggctcaccgtgtaacggccttcggtctcggatgctgcagcccATATGTAAATTCTGCAGTGGCCAAGGCTCGAACCCAGGGGCGGGCACTCCAGCTGGAGCTCCTATACCACTAAATTTCTATCTTTTGTTATCAAACTTTTGTAATAGGCACAGAAGTGTCTACAGTATATTGAAAAAGACATTCGTCTCAACCCTCGATTAATGTAACTTTATTTGGgggttttaaaatttaaaataatttttagtttagtGATTTGGacttattttgaaaaaaaacaaattcacgAGAATTCGACTAATTTACCTTCTGAATTCAACTATATGCTTGCTTGAtataattatatcatatttacttaataaacttattcttttataattttaaacttggATATTTGATgaaaatgatatattatattaaatttttatttttaaaatttgcttTAGGACCCTAAAATCCTTGGCACAACACTGGTAATAGGTTTGCTAGAAAAATAACGGTTTTTAATTAGTCTCAAACAACTACttcctccgtttcaaaatagatgatgttttagagaatttttgatgtttcaaaatagatgatgttttcataaTTCAATGTACTTTTttactttatcaaaaactgtgtaaccaatcatattttatagtctgttttgtgattggttaaataatttttaatttatattttaataatatttttatagataaaataCAAGTTTCTTAATAGTTGTGTCTCATCCTAAaacttcatgtattttgaaacagatggagtattatcaaattttctgttttcctagaaacaaataaaaaaattgcaaaCTTTCCCATTCATAgatgtttcaaaacaaaaacttttcaaaaacttGACCAGCAAGAAACCGATGGTGTTCTTCTTACTGATCAAAGGATTCTCCTTTTATCACGTGCTTACGTCAAGAATTGATCCGAGTGTACCAAGAACAGCCAAAGCAAGCATCGGACTGAGATCCTCGCCGAAGATAGGAGGAACGATGTTTCTGAAGAGACTCAAGTAAGGATCACACATATCTCTAATGGCCGACAAAGGCTGTCTCTCCCAAGGGAGATTAGGGAACCAAGTCAGCAACAACCTAAGCATCAATACATCACTGTATATATCTACCCACTTCTTCATCACCACCGCTACCACCGTCTGCGGCGTGATCAAATACCCCGGCGGCCGTTCCCGGAGCGACGCCAAGAAGACAGTCCCGCCGGTTTGGAGAGATAATCGTAATGCCGATGTGTGAGCTGCGAGGGAGAGTTTACAAGCTAAGGCTCTGGCTAGAGCGATTGCTAATGCCGCCAGAGTGGCCAGAGACCGAGTCAACTCGGTAGATGACCGAGTCGACCAGGTGAGTGTGGATGACCGAGTCGTCGGATAGAGAGGAGTTAGCTGGGTAAAGGCAGGCCGCGAAGGGGATGATGATGCAGCGATTTTGATAGATAGAGAAGGGAAGGGTTTAGCGGGAAAGAAGATACGAGTTTGTGACCTCTTGTTGATGCCATGGAGACGTCTACGGTTTACAGTTGACGAAGGAGCAAGGTATACAGGAGAGAAGAGCCTAAGATTTGTTGTAGTCGCGGCCATCTCCGCCTCGAGGTACAGGTCGTCACTGAACTCAAATCTTtagacaaatatatatatatgggtacctattgggccatttgggcctagCAATTATTAATAAGTACCAATTATCACAACCAATTCGTTTTTGGGCCTAATTCTCGTAAGCTCAATTCAATGTCAAATGCCTTCACATAGTTCATCGTCTGTGTAATTTCTTAAGATCGAATTAGAGCAAGCAGTTATGAATCGAATTAATCCTATACTCATCCATAACTATCACGTGTAAGAAGTAATTAATAACATACTTACACCTTAATATATACCAATGCCAATGGTCAAGACTCCAAAACTTAAAGATATTATTTGTTTATCAAAAAACAAATAACATTAGATTTAGTTAAGATACAAAATCTAATTATCCTCATTTAATGTTtaagaccaaacaaaaaacatttggAACGGGTGATTTGTCCGAAAAGAGTAAAAGAGTTACCTTAAAAAATACTAACTTTGACCATTAATTACAATTAGTTAGCATCTTAAAACGCAATTAATGATAACCAAAGGGATTTATTGACTTGAAGCCCCGCCAATCACGCAGCGTGTCTGTCACCACTTTACCACTTATCAAAGCTTCCCAAGCTGTGTAAAATTCTCTCCACAATCCACAATCACTTCCAAAGAACTTCAAGAAGATGGGTAAGGAAGACAATCAAGGAGAAGAGTACCTCTTCAAGATTGTCCTAATCGGCGACTCCGCGGTCGGAAAATCGAACCTCCTGTCTCGATTCTCTCGTGACGAGTTCGACACCAACTCCAAGGCGACCATCGGAGTGGAGTTCCAGACGCAACTGGTGGAGATCGAAGGGAAAGAGGTGAAAGCTCAGATCTGGGACACTGCTGGTCAGGAGAGGTTTAGAGCAGTCACTTCTGCTTATTACAGAGGTGCTTTTGGTGCTCTCATTGTCTACGACATCACCAGAAGCTCCACTTTCGAGAGTGTTAAACGATGGCTTCAAGAACTCAACAGTACagtccctctctctctctctctctctataaccAGAACATAATGATTGTGTTTTAGCAGTTGCTAATTGGTAATTTGGCGCTTTATAGGAAATTATTGATTAGGCGAACatctaaatctattttttgaaCGTTTAtgccaattttttaaaaaaattattgaagaaAAATAGTCTTTTAGATTCGacgcctagaccgatttttagaatcCTAGGAAAAATGTTGTTTGGTTTTGTGATGAATCTTTGAGACTACAATGTGTTTCTGCTATATGTGTGTTTGGTAATTAGACGCTTTATAAGAAATTATTGATTAGGCGGGCATCTAATCTATGTTTTGAATGTTTATaccgatttttaaaaaaaattattaaattaaaatagtttGTTTTAGATTCGATTTGctgcctagaccgatttttagaacccTATGAAAAATGTTGTTTGGTTTTGTGATGAATCTTTGAGACTACAATGTGTTTCTGTTCTGTGTGTTTGGACCAAGTTTGTGAAACCCTAagacttttgttttatttttggttactGTAAGCTCATTGTGACACAGCAGTGGCACAAATGCTAGTTGGCAACAAGTGTGATTTGGAGGATATAAGAGCTGTGAGTGTGGAAGAAGGGAAAGCTCTCGCGGAGGAAGAAGGGTTGTTCTTCATGGAGACATCTGCTCTTGACGCTACCAACGTTGACAAAGCCTTTGAGATTGTCATCAGGGAGATCTTCAGTAATGTTAGCCGCAAACTTCTCAACTCTGATGCTTACAAGGCTCAGCTTTCTGTTAACCGTGTCAGTCTTGTTAACAACGGTGATGGCACACAGAGCTCTTCTTGTTGCTCCCGATGATTTAAAAACCATTTTCTTTTGCATGatcttgttttgtttctgtcagagaaaaaaacattattaaggTTATATTTATCAGTTCGAACTTATAAAAGACTTGCAGTCTGTTTTGTGTTGACTTTTGACGGCTATACTATGCATTGTGTTCTGTCTTGAGTGGTTAGAGCAAATGGCCTCACTGAATCAGAGAAGTGGTGAAATTATGAATTTGAAGTCCAACTGTAATGGAactatatgtacatatataatgGTTGGTTGGTACAATCAGGGTTTTTGTAAATCGGAACCTGCACTCATCACAACTACTAAGACAAGGCCAAGACAGGTTCCAAACGAAGCACCGACGGCTGCTGCTGAAATTGAGGATGAATTGGCCTGTGAGTCTCTAGGGACGACCTTTGGCTAGTTCCGACAACAGTCTGTCTCTAGCAAGTTCCTGAAAGAGACTTGAGCATATTATTACATTGACATCTAAAACATTACTTTCATTAAATGGTTAAATTAATATTCCGCCACCCCCAAAATCAATTGTATCTTTGGTTTCAAATGTTAAACCACTCAAGTTGGCGGGTTATATGAAACCCAAATATTTCTTTATTTAGAAAGCTAGGAGAGTGAAGATACATGAAAGCAAGCTTCTTCTCGAGTTTGAAAGACGCGAGGGACAAGCTGAGGAGCAGAAAGATACGATGACTTGAGACATCAAAGGGAAATGGCATATCCACCTAGTGtttaatttcttataaatattgGGCCGTGTAAGCTGTTATAGCTGTTGGGCTTTAGGCCCATATTTTGTAGAGTTGTCGGATGACAAAAAAGATGATCTTACAGAAATATCTATCTGAGTGAATCTACAGAAACATTCCATTACTAAAGTACGGTTGCATAAACAGGTAAGATGATACTAGTAGACTAGTAGCAGTGCCGTAGTGGTCCATAACATCGTCTAATAAATAACTAAGAACAATGCGATAGGTGAAAAAGAAGTAAATGCCTCTACGTCTAAAAAGGTAAACAGTACATTATATGGTGGCTTGCATTAttactagaaaaaaaaagaagattttcAGAAAATAATTATAGTTCCCAACAAAACCAAAATTCCCAAATTGACCCCTAAATTTACGTTTGCCACCATCCACCCCGCGTTCCCCGGAGTTTTTGAGCCACCACCACCAGTACTAGTCGTGCCGGTTAAATTCAGCACGGCTCTAGAGTTCAAATTCGGCGGACTGAACGGGTGCACTCCAACACGACCGTTAGTCACATTCCCACCGATCTGCCACACCTGATTCACGCTCCCAGCTCCCGCCGGAACCTTCACCGTCGCGAATATCGCGATCCTACCGCCGTTCAAAGCTTCGGCGCGTAGGTTCCAAAAGTCGAAGGCAAGTTTCCCTTCGGTGAGATTGTGGCCAGTGATGTTGTACGTCTTCACGACGGGAGGCGCGCCGGCTCCGGATCCGTAGGCGAGGAACGCCTGAGAGCCGCTCATCGTGGTCGCCGTGGGGTTGATAGCCCAAGCGATCCACCCGTCGGAGCGAGATGGTGCGGCGACGAAGGCGACGGAGAGAGACGAGTTGGTGGCGATGTAAGTGTAGTGGAGGTATGATTCGAGTTCGGGGAGGTCTAGGCATGTCTGGAACGGAGTTTTCTCGGCGGAGAGCACGTTCTGTGTTGAGCATGTTTGTGAAGTCGCCGGTGAGATGATAGAGACGACGGAAGCAACGGTTAAgatgagaagaagagaagaacgaGAAGCCATGGTTGATGAGATACTTTGACATGTAACACGTTTGTTTTATAAGGACAGTGAGAGTACAGACTAAAGACGGTAATAAAGTGACAAGGCCGTTAGGATGATGCCACGTGTCAAGTTGTTTTGAGTTGACCAGTAGATAAGAAAGTCACGTTCACGATGTGAATTTGGGGAAGGAAGAATTTGGGCAGAGCATGCGGAGAGAGTGCGTGTTCTTTTGGAAGTTGACTGACTACAAGTGGCCTCCCACATAATTTAGTGTTAATATTgtcattataattttattatacagtcaaaattcatttttgaaaccatttatgaattaacattttttcaaaaataatatcttaaaaattTCTTCGTAGTTTTCATAAAAAGAAAGTTTGCTTAGTGCTTACATAAGCATTGTTGCACACATGACGTCTATAATACAACCCATATATATTTCTACAATAGTTCACGTGGTCAATGGGAAAATATAGTATCTTCCTCCTATTTATAGTATATTatttgattacaaaaaaaattacaccaTGTAGCTTTAATATAATACTACGTAAATTTTCATCTTATTGAATCATGTAATTCATTCAAAGGTAAAGATGTATTGAATTGAGTATCGCGGTCTACAACGTCTACTTCAACATATAGTAAAAAACAATCTTCTCTGAATCATATGATCCAAAAACTGTGTGTATTCTTCTAGTTTTGAGCAAGAATATAGGGTGATACACTGCTGTATAACAAGTAACAAATTTATGtgttcagtttcccagttttatTAAATTCTGCATTGCGAAAATAAATTATACCAATATGATTTTGTCATATCTCAGTCAAATACCtaattattcacaaatctcatGCAGATGCGACGAGAACAAAAGTAAAGACGTAAGATAAAGGAAGCATTCTAAGAAATGAGAAGAAAATTGGTTGAAAAATGGGTTACAAAATAGTTGCACACGTTTTTTAGTCCTTAATATGGGTTTTAACCATTCACATTCTTTTCTCCTTTAAATGATGACTCTTGCTTTTGTTATTAGAAGAAAGTTCTTGCTTGCATCACAATGATGTTGGAACTGCAGGCCCACCCTTATGGGGAAGCAATAGAAACATGGGCTTCCAACTTTCATCATTATAAACCATTTTTGGCCATTTTTTTCAAAGGCTCCTTTAGGTTTAGTGGTATAAACACTGTTCGACTGTTGTTTAAAATCCACAACTAGCATCAAGTTTGCCATTATCAGCCTTTTTCTCAAGTAACTTCTAGTCTTGAGTAAACCAGGACCGGTAACTCGGTAAGACTTATTTTGCAGAGATTGCTCACAATGTatcaacaaagaagaagaaagagataatTGGATGTTGTTGCGAAGCCTAGAAGACGAGCatgaaacatatataatttgttCGAAGGCTCTTTTctcttttattatattaattccAAGACTTAGAACAAACATATGTTTGTTCAAAAAACATATAATGCCTCCAAATCTCTCTTGTTAAGTAATACTTTTTACTAGCGTGCATGTTCTAATCATCAGGTTGATGTCTATTTTAGTTATAATCATGATCGGAGGCATCCATGATTCAGAAAACAAGCTGATTTTACTGGTCGGacaacacacacaaacaaacaaatactTTGTTTAGACATGGAGGAAAGTCCAAACCAGAATCATAATGTAGTTGCTCTACAATCTCCTAGTTGAGATGTGGCAGAAAAATGTgattaagtttattaattaattcaaaGAAATCAAGAGTTTGATTAAATGTAAATAATGATTTAATCTGATTTGGTCGCGATTCAAAGAAATCAAGAGTTTGATTTAATCTGATTTGGTCGCGGGCCCCGAATGGTTTTTAGTTCTAgacttttttttggtttatcaagaaaaggaaatactGATTACAATCTTATTAGGAAAGTTAATAAAATGGTGGGATTGACACATTCAAATATCACTCAATTCTTGCCTAATAATAAGGCGGATATCAAGGGTACTCAACtatttacttttgtatatatgatTCCACTAGTGGGGACACGTAAAGAGTAAACCCACCATTGTCTTTagaataaaatatgtatatattttgtaaacatTACTCCTTATGAATAAAAAGTTGGAAGAATCAAATTCTTTCTTTACATAGCTTTTTCTGTGAAAGACGGTGAGGAAGCACCAAAGAGTGTGGTTTAAGGACGAACCTATATATTCTCCACCCTCTCCATTAAATATTCCATTTCTTCCAGCTTTCTCTATCGATCCATCCATCCGTACTTATTACAAATCACGAGTAAAGGCAATTTCGAAATACATGTGATTTTATCATAATTACTTGCATGCATTTCTTGCCATGTATCACATATATCttcaaattcaaataattttatattacttGTATAATTCAGAATATTATTattacattaaattttaatagtaCATAGTACCTATATTTAGTAATTACAATGAAATGTacctatttaaaaataattttaaaatcacttTGTTTTGTAATGAAGAAGACATAGAGAAATCACATCACAAAATAATGAAAGCTCGTGACTCTGTTATAAACTCTTTTCTTCCAGAGAGAGTGGAATAagattgatttgtttcgtagtgCCGTGTGATGTGAAGAACACGACATGACAACCattctatgttttttaatacTATTGTATtcatacaataaaaataaacagcCGAAAGCTACATAGTTACTTGTTGACCAAGACATTCACCACTGAATAAAGCCAACATTGCTTTTATTGACTcccaagaaagaaaaaaaagaagcatcaaacgcaaaaaaaaaaaaaaaaaaactattcacACAGATTTCTACTTACAAGTAAAACCAACCTAACATACGTAAAACCGTGGATTCTAGGCAGTGTGAGTGAGATTCATAGCTTTTCTCAACCTGTCCAAGATCCCATTTGCTTTCCTCTGTGCCCTAGAGGTTCCTTCACGCGCAAGCTTTGTTATCGTTCCATAACTACTCTCCTCATCCTTGATCTCCTTCCACTTCGTCCTATCACTGAAACATACTGTATGCAGTATCACAATCGCGTTCTCTTTGTTCCTCTTGCATTCACTCTCTCTAGTTATCTTCAGCAACCAAGAAACCCCACCGAGGTCACCGAGCTCCTCCACTGCCTTCCAGTGAGTAACAAGCATCGCTAATATAGCTAAAAGCTCGTCCACATACAACCCATCAGAGATTTTCTCACCTAACACCCTAACGGCTCCGTCTTTAACCGCTCTGCTCCTGTTCTCATGAGCAATGCAGAGAGTGAAGATCGCTGCAGCTACGTCTTTGATAGCTAATGGATTCCCTTCTTCTAAAAGATCAATAAGCGGTTTCAGGACTCCGGATTTGCCTATGAGTGATTTGTTCGAATCGAGGGCGGAGAGAGTGAAGATAGCTGCAGCCGCATTGCTTCTTGTGGCGACAGTTCCGCGCTTCAATGCATCGATCAGGAGAGGGATCACGTTAGGGTTTTCGCAGACgagcttcttgttgttgtcATCGTGTATTGATATGTTTAACAATGTTGTGATGACATCTTCTTGAAGATGCTCGTCTTGGTTCAAGCTCAACAACGGATTCACCAAGCGGGTGATTTGATCTGAAGATTCACCGAAGAAAGCTCGGAACACGGTTCCTTTCCTGGTTAAAAGTCTTAGCTCCTTCGCAGCTGATTTTTGATCTTGGAGGTTAGAAGAGGAGACCTTGCAGAGCAAGGAGTTCAAAACCTCACGGTTTGATATAGTGTTGGACTGATATTGATTCATCGTCTCTACCCCAACCTTCTTGCACCATTTTGAGATCATATCACTGATTAAGAGATTTGGAGTTAAACCTGTGTGAGACAGAACTTGCTGAGTCTTGGGACATGTTCTGTTCCCTGAGCTCAACCATTTTTGGATAAATAACTTATCATatgtctgcaaaaaaaaaacacacataaaaatgtaaaatttcaattcaattttcatttataattcAATTTCTAGggatattttatataaaatttcaattcaattttagaaggaaaaaaaacacacagaaaatgtaaaaatttataaatgaaaataatcttCAAAGGTTAAATtcttttttgattaatttcatcAAAAGACACTAGATTTTGATGAATGTGACGTCACTGACCTGACCAGAAGCCAAAACGACGGGATCACGCATGAGCTCGTTAGACAGAGGACAACGAAACTCTTCAGGACAAGACACTGTTTCTAGCATCTCCAGAGAAGAAGATTTCGCCATCTTCTTTATGGTCGCTCGTTTGAAATCAGACAGTGTCTCCTGTAACTGATTGATTGTCTGAACGCTTAAATCATCGTCTTCCTCGATGGTCCGAAGCAGTTTCTTTATCTCACGCTTCAGCTCCTTCGCCTTGGCAGTTATTGTCGGATCGGAATCGAAAAATTCGGTCTTTGCCATCTCCGTCGGATCCACCGCAGGTACTCAACAAACCCTTCAAGGATTATGCTGTCTGATTAATTTTCTCTCATTAGTTTTTTCTGAAAGAGAGAGAATAAT comes from the Brassica rapa cultivar Chiifu-401-42 chromosome A01, CAAS_Brap_v3.01, whole genome shotgun sequence genome and includes:
- the LOC103849305 gene encoding ylmG homolog protein 1-1, chloroplastic-like, producing MAATTTNLRLFSPVYLAPSSTVNRRRLHGINKRSQTRIFFPAKPFPSLSIKIAASSSPSRPAFTQLTPLYPTTRSSTLTWSTRSSTELTRSLATLAALAIALARALACKLSLAAHTSALRLSLQTGGTVFLASLRERPPGYLITPQTVVAVVMKKWVDIYSDVLMLRLLLTWFPNLPWERQPLSAIRDMCDPYLSLFRNIVPPIFGEDLSPMLALAVLGTLGSILDVST
- the LOC103849333 gene encoding U-box domain-containing protein 9, producing MAKTEFFDSDPTITAKAKELKREIKKLLRTIEEDDDLSVQTINQLQETLSDFKRATIKKMAKSSSLEMLETVSCPEEFRCPLSNELMRDPVVLASGQTYDKLFIQKWLSSGNRTCPKTQQVLSHTGLTPNLLISDMISKWCKKVGVETMNQYQSNTISNREVLNSLLCKVSSSNLQDQKSAAKELRLLTRKGTVFRAFFGESSDQITRLVNPLLSLNQDEHLQEDVITTLLNISIHDDNNKKLVCENPNVIPLLIDALKRGTVATRSNAAAAIFTLSALDSNKSLIGKSGVLKPLIDLLEEGNPLAIKDVAAAIFTLCIAHENRSRAVKDGAVRVLGEKISDGLYVDELLAILAMLVTHWKAVEELGDLGGVSWLLKITRESECKRNKENAIVILHTVCFSDRTKWKEIKDEESSYGTITKLAREGTSRAQRKANGILDRLRKAMNLTHTA
- the LOC103849323 gene encoding auxin-induced in root cultures protein 12; amino-acid sequence: MASRSSLLLILTVASVVSIISPATSQTCSTQNVLSAEKTPFQTCLDLPELESYLHYTYIATNSSLSVAFVAAPSRSDGWIAWAINPTATTMSGSQAFLAYGSGAGAPPVVKTYNITGHNLTEGKLAFDFWNLRAEALNGGRIAIFATVKVPAGAGSVNQVWQIGGNVTNGRVGVHPFSPPNLNSRAVLNLTGTTSTGGGGSKTPGNAGWMVANVNLGVNLGILVLLGTIIIF
- the LOC103849313 gene encoding ras-related protein RABA5b — translated: MGKEDNQGEEYLFKIVLIGDSAVGKSNLLSRFSRDEFDTNSKATIGVEFQTQLVEIEGKEVKAQIWDTAGQERFRAVTSAYYRGAFGALIVYDITRSSTFESVKRWLQELNTHCDTAVAQMLVGNKCDLEDIRAVSVEEGKALAEEEGLFFMETSALDATNVDKAFEIVIREIFSNVSRKLLNSDAYKAQLSVNRVSLVNNGDGTQSSSCCSR